Genomic segment of Acinetobacter defluvii:
ATGGCCACATCGACTTCAAAGTTTTCCAGTTTTTTCACAATGGTAAGATTATCGCCAATGACTACATCAAAATTGCAAGTTGCTGTTTTCTTGAACCGCCTCAAGTGCGGTGGCAATACATAGATGCCGATATTCGAGCTCGCGCCTATTACAAGACGATTTGTGTCGAATAATGCGCACGCTCTGGATCCGGTGCGCACTAGGTTTTCCGCATAAGGCAAAAACACTTTGCCTTCCTCTGTGAGCGTACTACCTGCGTTGTTTCGCACAATCAGATTGACACTCAGCGACTCTTCTAGGCGCCTAACATGCTGAGTCACAGCTGACTGTGAGAGCCCTGTGTGCTTGGCTGCTTCACGAAAGCCACCCCGATTCACGACAGCCAGAAAAGTAACTACGCGTTCAAGATTGATCAATTAACGCCTTCCAAAATTGGATTATTGATAGCATCGGATGGCCTTTGGCCGGTCAGTGCCTGTAAGATATTATTGGCTGCTAGTTGCTCGATTTCGAAACGCACGTCGTCGACCGCAGACCCCAAATGTGGGGTGAAAAATGTTTGCGCTGTATTGGTCAGTAACTCCTGCGGAATAGCTGTTGGCCTATCAACACGGATCCACTCTTCCAATTCGAAAACATCTGCCGCATAACCCGCCAATTTTCCAGATTCAAGTGCTTCGGCAACAGCTAATTCATCGACAACTGAACCACGACACGCATTGATCAAGTAGCTTCCTGTGCGCATTGTGCCAATTGTTTCTGCATTCAATAAGTGCAAAGTTTGCGGCGTCATTGGCAGCATAGGTACAACAAAGTCACTGCTACTTAATAATTCATCGAGACTCACCTGTCGTGCATTCCAGGCCTTTTCCTGCTCTTGATTCAAGGCGATGTCATCGCAATAAAGCACCCGCATATCAAAACTCGATAAGCGCTTCGCAATCGCTCGCCCGACCGCACCCATACCGATGATTCCGAGTGTGCGTCCTGTTAAACCCGTTCCGTATAGTTCCGGTCTCCACCCGTTAAATCCGTGAGTTCGGATACGGCGATCCCCCTCGGCCAGATGGCGAGTCAGGCCAAGAAGCAATCCAATTGTCAGCTCCGCCGTTGGGATGGTCAGAAGGTCCGGCACGATGCTGAACCAAATACCACGGCGGGTACAAGCATCGACATCAAAGTTGTCATAGCCTTTGAGTGCTGCACCTACAATCTTCAATTTAGGGCAGGACGCAAGAAAATCATCATCGATACTGTCAGGCATGAATACCATCAGTGCGTCAGCATCCTTTGCTCTCTCCAGCAATTCTGCGCGCGACATAGTATCGCGGGTCATGTTGGGAACGACATCCGCAACAGATTGTAAATAATCGATAATTTCAGGATGAACCCAGTGGGTAAGAACTATTTTTTGTTTCATGTGGACCCTCATGTGTATACCGGATTTTTTATATGGGTTAGCTACTTGAACTTGCGACGCAAGAATGAACTGAATGTATCAACTAGCGTCACCATCCCAAGAATGACCAGCAATATCGCGGATACTTCTTGGTATTGCATAAGACGCAGCGATCCTATCAACTCGAAACCTATACCGCCGGCACCGACCATTCCCATCACCGTTGAGGCGCGAAAATTGTATTCCCACCGATAAATCGCGGTGTCGGCCATTTGCGGTAATACTTGCGGAAAAATGCCATGAAATATCACTTGTAGCGGGCTGCAACCTGCGGCCTGCGCAGCTTCAACTGGTGCTTGATCTGTATGCTCAATCGCTTCCGCAAAAAACTTAGCGATCATGCCGATTGAGTGCAGGCCTAATGCCAACACACCCGGCAGTGCACCAAAGCCGACAGCTGCCACGAAAACTATACCCATAATAAGCTCAGGAACAGATCTCAACACATTTAACAGAGCACGCGCAGCCTGATAGACCGCTGGATGTGGACTGGTATTGCGTGCAGCCAAAATACCCAAGGGCACGGACAAAAGCACAGCGATGGCGGTTCCAGCAATACTCATGGCTAAGGTATCGAGCACTGGCTTGACCCATGCTCTCCACTCACTAAAGTTGGGAGGGAACATCTCACCAATGAGACTAACAAGACTTGGCACGCCTTCGCCTAAACGCTCACCATCAAATAGACCAACGTAATACCAACATCCGACGACAATAGCTAAAATCAATATCACATACCTAACTACTCGATTCCAGCTTTGGCGCTGCTCTGACAATATGGCTTCGAAGTTCGTATTCATTGTAGAGACCTCAAAAAATTAGAACTTGGAAAAATCTAGCTTTAGCAAACTACCTAAATCACGCACGACATCGTAATCCTTATCTGTTGCAGGCCCGAATCCATCAGCCTTGAATGGTTTCAACACGTTCGGATCTTTCAAATCGAGGAAGGCAGCACGAATTTTTACTTTTAGCTCTGGTTTTAAGTTAGAGCGCATAGTCCATGGGTACTGAGGAAACGGTTTTGACTCCACTAAGACCTTCACTTTGTTTAGATCGATCAAGCCGCTCTGAACGAGCGATTTGAAAATGGGCTTGCTCAGACCACCGGCCTGCGCGTGTCCATTCTGAACTGCCATCGCCACTGCATCGTGAGCGCCTACGAAATGCTCCTTGTAATCCTTTCCGGCAAATAATCCTTTATCAGCAAGCATTGATTTGGGGATCAGGTGGCTGGATGTAGAGGCCTTGTCACCCCAGGCAACGGCTTTTTTCTTGATATCTGTGATGTTGTTGATGCCCGCCGCCTTATTCACAATTAGCACTGACTGATAAGTTGTTGTGCCTTTTTGTTGCATTGCTGCAAATGGTTCAATCTTACTTTTCTGTTTGGCCAATACATAAGACAAGGGCCCAAAATATGCAAGATCAATACGACCGAACCGCATTCCTTCAATCATTGATGAATAGTCAGTGGTAACAATAAGCTCAATCTTTTTGCCCAGAGCTTTTTCAAGATACATCTCTAGAGGCTTATTATTTTTAATGACGGTTGATGCATTTTCATCAGGCAAGAGAGCAACTTTTAATGTGCCGGGGTCAGGATTAGGTGCGGCATATGTGACACTACCTAAGAGGCAAAACGATATTAGAGCCAGTACAGCGAATAGCTTTTTCATGGTTATTTCTCCTCAGTTCTTAAGTTAAACAATGGTTATGAGTAATATTTGGAATGTTTGAATTCAATTACGCTTTTTGTTCATAGAGTTCAGTTACATGCGTTTGTGTCAGAGCCGCTGGTATTGCATCGAACACAACCTTGCCATGAGCCAGACCGACGATTCGGTCAGCATAGCGTTTAGCGAGATCGACTTGATGTAGGCTGACTACAGCGGTTATGCCGTCTTCTTTGCATATCTGGTGTAAGAGCGCCAAGACTTTGTTGGCGGCTGCTGGATCAAGGCTTGCCACAGGCTCGTCTGCCAAAACAAGTGCCGGTCGCTGCGCTAATGCCCGAGCTATACCCAC
This window contains:
- a CDS encoding phosphonate dehydrogenase translates to MKQKIVLTHWVHPEIIDYLQSVADVVPNMTRDTMSRAELLERAKDADALMVFMPDSIDDDFLASCPKLKIVGAALKGYDNFDVDACTRRGIWFSIVPDLLTIPTAELTIGLLLGLTRHLAEGDRRIRTHGFNGWRPELYGTGLTGRTLGIIGMGAVGRAIAKRLSSFDMRVLYCDDIALNQEQEKAWNARQVSLDELLSSSDFVVPMLPMTPQTLHLLNAETIGTMRTGSYLINACRGSVVDELAVAEALESGKLAGYAADVFELEEWIRVDRPTAIPQELLTNTAQTFFTPHLGSAVDDVRFEIEQLAANNILQALTGQRPSDAINNPILEGVN
- the phnE gene encoding phosphonate ABC transporter, permease protein PhnE produces the protein MNTNFEAILSEQRQSWNRVVRYVILILAIVVGCWYYVGLFDGERLGEGVPSLVSLIGEMFPPNFSEWRAWVKPVLDTLAMSIAGTAIAVLLSVPLGILAARNTSPHPAVYQAARALLNVLRSVPELIMGIVFVAAVGFGALPGVLALGLHSIGMIAKFFAEAIEHTDQAPVEAAQAAGCSPLQVIFHGIFPQVLPQMADTAIYRWEYNFRASTVMGMVGAGGIGFELIGSLRLMQYQEVSAILLVILGMVTLVDTFSSFLRRKFK
- the phnD gene encoding phosphate/phosphite/phosphonate ABC transporter substrate-binding protein, which translates into the protein MKKLFAVLALISFCLLGSVTYAAPNPDPGTLKVALLPDENASTVIKNNKPLEMYLEKALGKKIELIVTTDYSSMIEGMRFGRIDLAYFGPLSYVLAKQKSKIEPFAAMQQKGTTTYQSVLIVNKAAGINNITDIKKKAVAWGDKASTSSHLIPKSMLADKGLFAGKDYKEHFVGAHDAVAMAVQNGHAQAGGLSKPIFKSLVQSGLIDLNKVKVLVESKPFPQYPWTMRSNLKPELKVKIRAAFLDLKDPNVLKPFKADGFGPATDKDYDVVRDLGSLLKLDFSKF